In Cupriavidus taiwanensis, the following proteins share a genomic window:
- a CDS encoding glycosyltransferase family 2 protein, translating to MKADDKKLPAVSVIIPCYNQGGYLQDAVDSCEAAYDGELEIIVVDDGSTDARTISAFDAVRTRRARLRILRKENGGLSSARNVGIAAARGDFIQFLDADDLLAPGKICAQLDHFAVSPLLDVSITNFLLCDEWRMTFSAPESQISTSLFQLEDFLYEWERGLSIPIHCGLFRKAVLSSSSFDESMRAKEDWVFWCLLKVRNAKLAYLPMRGAIYRQHSASMRRSYLRMADSWLRAASKIREFLPINSHPAFLDSAVSWHAEFYQQQKAYQHEVRESRAMNQTVQSAITTAAEAEFVDPDALIADLKVLDDATIAPLISVVVPIYNHYRFLGKCLGSIAKQGDVSLEVICVDDASSDPRIGLLLDRLTGWSDRFKVIRRSVNRGISENQNEAVRLARGKYIAFLDCDDELADGALSKLAAEIRKAQAVDYFFTDRWDVDEDGKILRHAVYGGYESIRPAPNRDISSDLLDGMVASHLKVIKRDTYLRVGGTGGEFSGIQDWELALKLTESGTLRYVNAPLYRHRIHAGSVTRSDSVRQMRNTNILRRSYQEKWLSPGLEGSSASGRVCHFQQDGQALHTDQLKQAWREGCRCVFELGEDYSPAAVGFLREFNSYFDRIIWKNPISWAALVGYTWSDILVDGRDTDTCAGHHGRVAESAPVAAMQKLPSTVDS from the coding sequence ATGAAAGCTGATGACAAAAAATTACCGGCGGTCTCTGTCATCATTCCTTGCTATAACCAGGGAGGATATCTTCAGGACGCGGTTGATTCCTGTGAGGCAGCCTACGACGGCGAATTAGAGATCATTGTTGTGGATGACGGCAGCACCGATGCTCGAACAATCTCGGCGTTTGATGCAGTTCGTACGCGCCGAGCACGGCTAAGGATTCTTCGAAAAGAAAACGGCGGCCTATCCAGCGCTAGAAATGTCGGTATTGCAGCGGCGCGTGGGGACTTTATCCAATTTCTCGACGCCGACGATCTTCTTGCACCGGGGAAAATCTGCGCCCAGTTAGATCACTTTGCGGTCAGCCCTTTGTTGGATGTCTCAATCACGAACTTCCTGTTGTGCGATGAATGGCGCATGACATTCAGTGCGCCTGAAAGCCAAATTTCCACATCGTTGTTTCAACTCGAAGATTTTCTTTATGAATGGGAGCGTGGACTTTCGATTCCAATTCACTGTGGTCTTTTCCGTAAAGCCGTGCTTTCGTCTTCGTCATTTGACGAGAGTATGCGGGCAAAAGAAGACTGGGTGTTCTGGTGCTTGCTTAAGGTGAGAAATGCAAAGTTGGCATATCTTCCTATGCGAGGTGCGATCTATCGTCAGCACAGCGCAAGTATGCGCAGATCTTATCTGCGCATGGCCGATAGCTGGTTACGTGCCGCCAGTAAGATTCGCGAATTCCTGCCAATAAATTCTCACCCGGCTTTTCTGGACTCCGCAGTGTCCTGGCATGCCGAATTTTACCAGCAGCAGAAGGCGTACCAGCACGAGGTTCGTGAATCGCGGGCAATGAATCAAACTGTCCAATCTGCGATTACAACGGCGGCGGAGGCAGAGTTCGTCGATCCGGACGCTTTGATTGCGGATTTGAAAGTGCTGGACGATGCTACGATAGCACCACTGATTTCGGTTGTCGTTCCCATCTATAATCACTATCGATTTCTCGGAAAGTGCCTCGGTTCAATTGCGAAGCAAGGGGACGTTTCTCTCGAAGTTATCTGTGTTGACGATGCATCCTCAGATCCAAGAATCGGGCTACTATTGGACCGGCTGACGGGATGGTCAGACAGGTTTAAAGTAATACGCAGGTCTGTGAATCGTGGTATCTCGGAGAACCAGAACGAAGCCGTGCGGCTGGCACGGGGTAAGTACATAGCATTTCTGGATTGTGATGATGAGCTGGCAGACGGCGCTTTGAGCAAGCTTGCAGCGGAGATTCGGAAGGCTCAAGCGGTTGATTACTTCTTTACTGATAGATGGGATGTAGATGAAGATGGAAAAATCCTGCGGCACGCAGTTTACGGTGGCTACGAGAGCATCCGACCGGCGCCCAATCGGGATATTTCCAGTGATCTTCTTGACGGCATGGTCGCATCCCATCTCAAGGTGATAAAGCGGGATACTTACCTCCGCGTTGGCGGGACTGGCGGCGAGTTCTCTGGTATTCAAGATTGGGAACTTGCCTTGAAATTGACGGAATCCGGCACGCTTCGCTATGTTAATGCGCCTCTGTACCGGCACCGGATTCACGCGGGCTCTGTCACGCGCAGCGATTCGGTCCGACAGATGAGAAATACAAACATCCTGCGCCGCTCATACCAAGAAAAATGGCTGTCTCCAGGCCTTGAGGGAAGTTCAGCGTCCGGGAGAGTTTGCCACTTTCAGCAGGATGGTCAAGCGCTTCACACCGACCAGTTGAAGCAGGCGTGGCGCGAGGGATGCCGCTGCGTTTTTGAGCTAGGAGAGGACTATTCACCGGCTGCAGTGGGATTCCTGCGAGAGTTTAATTCGTATTTTGACAGAATTATTTGGAAAAATCCGATTAGCTGGGCAGCTTTGGTGGGATATACATGGAGCGACATTCTTGTTGATGGGCGAGATACTGACACTTGTGCAGGTCATCATGGCCGCGTTGCGGAGTCCGCTCCGGTAGCCGCCATGCAGAAACTCCCGTCGACTGTCGATTCATGA
- a CDS encoding MraY family glycosyltransferase codes for MFDFFWVPVTAFLVAATAVLLLRPVAVAGGLLDRPDARKRHEGAIPLVGGIAVTIGVWVGCHLFLRTQGYYIALLGGVTVLALVGWVDDLYGMSPVTKLGAQLFAAILMTSWGNVYLESLGDLFGRREIELANWGIPLTLFAVVSVINAMNMCDGLDGLAGGLALIILAWFAYLAGEVGNAPAQRVCVIFCGAIAGFLVFNLRNPFRGHMKVFLGDSGSLMLGFAIVWFATELSQKRYNPGGTNVPPVVMLWILGFILIDLLVVVIRRTIKRRNPLAADRTHLHHVLLRLGIGQDAIVLLILAANAFLGLIGVVGWKSGVSEQVLFLLFLGVTGLHLLVMRNAWRFIRVGRRLLTRTRRG; via the coding sequence ATGTTTGATTTCTTTTGGGTTCCTGTGACGGCCTTTCTAGTGGCAGCTACAGCAGTGCTGCTATTAAGACCAGTGGCTGTCGCAGGGGGGCTACTGGACAGGCCAGACGCACGTAAGCGTCACGAAGGTGCGATTCCCCTAGTGGGGGGCATTGCCGTGACTATTGGAGTCTGGGTCGGTTGCCACCTGTTTCTGCGAACTCAAGGATATTATATCGCGCTGCTTGGTGGCGTTACCGTGCTTGCGTTGGTTGGCTGGGTGGATGACCTGTATGGGATGAGCCCGGTCACAAAACTCGGCGCGCAGTTGTTTGCTGCTATTTTGATGACATCATGGGGAAATGTCTATCTCGAATCCTTAGGCGATCTGTTCGGACGTCGGGAAATTGAGCTAGCCAACTGGGGCATACCACTGACTTTGTTTGCTGTGGTCTCCGTGATCAATGCAATGAACATGTGTGATGGCCTAGACGGACTAGCAGGTGGACTTGCGCTAATCATACTTGCATGGTTTGCGTATCTGGCCGGTGAAGTTGGTAACGCTCCTGCTCAGCGCGTGTGCGTCATTTTCTGCGGTGCGATTGCCGGATTCCTTGTGTTCAATCTTCGGAACCCCTTTCGAGGCCACATGAAGGTATTCTTGGGGGATTCCGGAAGTCTGATGTTGGGCTTTGCAATCGTTTGGTTCGCGACCGAGCTTTCGCAGAAGCGATACAACCCCGGTGGCACCAATGTTCCGCCGGTGGTAATGCTATGGATTCTGGGCTTCATTCTCATCGATCTACTGGTTGTCGTGATTCGGCGCACGATAAAGCGAAGAAACCCGCTTGCGGCAGACCGCACTCACCTTCACCATGTCTTGCTCCGATTGGGTATTGGGCAGGATGCCATTGTTCTGCTCATACTCGCAGCCAATGCATTTCTGGGCTTAATTGGAGTGGTCGGCTGGAAGAGTGGCGTCTCTGAACAGGTATTATTTTTACTCTTCCTCGGCGTGACTGGTCTGCACCTACTCGTTATGCGAAATGCATGGCGCTTCATTAGAGTGGGCCGTCGACTTTTGACGCGCACACGTAGAGGTTAA
- a CDS encoding glycosyltransferase, with the protein MKKIDVSVVLNMHREALYLRPTLLSLSACATEAARAGLSVELVAVFDRADEATLQVFRETPLEGFDYIKPIEIDVGSLGPARNLGIEQARGDYIWTADGDDLVSSNAIVSLLETARAHGDDNVAVFVEYLVAFGEQFHVVRYFGSEWLTPADFAYQHPFVSRIFVRRSIFETLRYVDLKVTAGFAYEDWDLNARLFDLGFSFKTAPNTVFFYRQRNNSLLRQANAVSAKTIPHSTLFEPQRYCQKMEDARKGNNDWPGFIRNRQEIFQRNFTRELLATEQMRGYIMDAAVLDPEVEPRRIETADSYCPIPWSPAHWGFQLEQAYRLTGHRKFHEVVLLPWLKPGGAEKYILQVLDELQAAKSTNRVLVLTGEAANKHEWTSRLPEQAVLLDIFNFFPMLNDADRDAMTLRLLLGVSEPGARMHVKSSWFAHRLIDRYRSVLSSHFKIVYYRFADGNYQWNGHRLTGADGVGFLRRNLNEIDLFVTDCNAICKSDLLRVGLYEKKFRTIYSRCEKRHRNQISAEPSYRLLWASRISPEKRPELIGRIVKAMRENYPNFQIDVCGNLNPDINREVLFNVPGVKYRGGFDGFDAISLENIDGFLYTTAFDGLPNILLEAMGAGLPVVAPDVGGISELVIDGETGFLVPNVADDEALVSAYVAALHHMYSNWQRTSTIAANGYRLIHDRHGRDTFRKQVAAVFSL; encoded by the coding sequence ATGAAGAAGATCGATGTCAGTGTGGTGCTTAATATGCACCGCGAAGCGCTTTATTTGAGGCCTACTCTGCTTTCATTGTCGGCTTGCGCCACGGAGGCAGCGCGTGCAGGTTTGAGTGTTGAGTTGGTTGCTGTCTTTGATCGGGCCGATGAAGCAACACTGCAGGTGTTCCGAGAGACTCCGTTGGAAGGGTTCGATTACATTAAGCCAATTGAAATCGATGTCGGCTCCTTAGGTCCAGCCAGAAACTTGGGTATCGAACAAGCCAGGGGCGATTACATATGGACGGCTGATGGGGATGATCTCGTTTCAAGTAATGCCATTGTTTCCCTTCTTGAAACAGCTCGTGCGCATGGTGATGACAACGTTGCGGTCTTCGTCGAGTATTTAGTTGCCTTCGGCGAGCAATTTCACGTGGTGCGTTATTTTGGGAGTGAATGGCTTACCCCGGCAGACTTTGCTTATCAACATCCTTTCGTGTCCCGAATATTTGTCAGGCGATCAATCTTTGAGACGCTTCGCTATGTGGATCTTAAGGTGACCGCTGGTTTCGCCTATGAGGATTGGGATTTAAATGCCCGGCTCTTTGATCTGGGCTTTAGCTTTAAGACTGCCCCAAATACGGTTTTCTTCTACCGACAAAGAAACAATAGTCTGTTACGCCAAGCGAATGCAGTTTCGGCCAAAACAATCCCTCATTCAACCTTGTTCGAGCCCCAGCGGTATTGCCAAAAGATGGAGGATGCGAGGAAAGGAAATAATGATTGGCCGGGATTCATACGCAATCGGCAGGAAATTTTTCAGAGAAATTTTACTCGAGAGTTGCTCGCGACAGAGCAAATGCGAGGGTATATCATGGATGCTGCTGTGTTGGACCCAGAGGTCGAGCCACGGCGTATTGAAACTGCCGATAGCTACTGCCCGATTCCATGGAGTCCGGCTCATTGGGGTTTCCAATTGGAGCAAGCATACCGGCTGACTGGCCATCGGAAATTTCATGAAGTGGTGCTGCTGCCCTGGTTAAAGCCTGGAGGCGCCGAAAAATATATCCTCCAAGTTCTCGATGAACTTCAAGCGGCGAAATCGACAAATCGTGTGCTTGTTCTCACAGGTGAGGCGGCGAACAAGCATGAATGGACTAGCCGTTTGCCGGAGCAGGCCGTGCTTCTGGATATCTTCAATTTCTTCCCAATGCTTAACGACGCCGATCGGGATGCAATGACGCTCCGCCTATTGTTGGGGGTGTCCGAACCGGGTGCCCGCATGCATGTTAAATCGAGTTGGTTTGCGCATCGACTGATAGATCGCTATCGGTCTGTGCTGTCATCTCACTTCAAGATCGTCTACTATCGATTTGCCGATGGGAACTATCAATGGAATGGCCATCGGTTAACCGGTGCTGATGGGGTGGGTTTTCTGCGGCGAAATCTGAATGAAATAGACCTGTTTGTGACAGATTGCAATGCAATTTGCAAAAGCGATCTTTTGCGTGTTGGTTTATACGAGAAGAAGTTTCGAACTATTTATTCAAGGTGTGAAAAGCGACATCGAAATCAAATTTCCGCCGAACCCTCCTATCGACTGCTTTGGGCTTCACGTATCTCCCCTGAGAAGCGGCCGGAATTGATTGGTAGGATTGTCAAGGCCATGCGCGAGAATTATCCGAATTTTCAAATTGATGTTTGCGGAAATTTGAATCCGGATATAAATAGAGAGGTATTGTTCAACGTGCCGGGTGTTAAATACCGCGGTGGCTTTGATGGATTCGATGCTATATCTCTCGAAAATATAGACGGCTTTCTTTATACAACAGCTTTTGATGGCCTTCCTAATATTCTCCTTGAAGCCATGGGTGCTGGATTGCCAGTGGTAGCGCCCGACGTGGGAGGTATTTCGGAGTTGGTAATCGATGGAGAAACTGGATTTCTCGTTCCGAATGTTGCAGATGATGAGGCGTTGGTGTCTGCGTATGTGGCTGCTCTTCATCACATGTACTCGAACTGGCAGCGCACGTCCACAATCGCGGCAAATGGATATCGCCTTATCCATGACCGACATGGTCGGGATACGTTCAGGAAGCAGGTCGCTGCTGTGTTCTCCCTTTAA
- a CDS encoding ABC transporter ATP-binding protein: MASVKFEDVSVDFPIYNASGRSLKKRLIQVATGGQLGADPNGRVVVRALEGLTFSLKDGDRVGLLGHNGAGKSTLLRLLSGVYVPSSGSARIHGEIGSLIDISLGIDPEATGRENIYLRGGLLGMSRTQINQRVDEIIDFSELGDFVDMPLRTYSSGMHLRLAFSVSTIVRPEILLMDEWLSVGDEGFRHKAESRMKELVQATNILVIASHSRELVQHTCNRAIWLEHGKVRMDGGAEAVCAAYFS; encoded by the coding sequence ATGGCTTCTGTCAAATTTGAGGACGTGTCTGTTGACTTTCCCATTTACAATGCAAGCGGAAGGTCATTAAAAAAGCGGCTTATTCAGGTTGCCACTGGTGGGCAGTTGGGTGCTGATCCCAATGGTAGGGTCGTTGTTAGAGCACTGGAGGGATTGACCTTTAGTCTTAAAGATGGCGACCGGGTGGGTTTGCTCGGGCATAACGGTGCGGGCAAAAGTACATTGCTTCGGCTTTTAAGCGGCGTCTACGTGCCCTCATCTGGTTCAGCGCGTATTCACGGAGAAATTGGGTCCTTGATTGATATTTCGTTGGGTATCGATCCGGAGGCCACTGGTAGGGAAAATATCTATCTTCGCGGTGGGTTGCTCGGCATGTCACGCACGCAGATAAATCAGCGTGTTGATGAAATTATCGATTTTTCGGAATTGGGTGATTTTGTTGATATGCCATTGCGAACCTATTCGAGCGGTATGCATCTTCGCTTGGCATTTTCAGTCTCAACGATCGTGCGTCCTGAGATTCTGCTAATGGATGAATGGCTTTCCGTCGGAGACGAAGGGTTCCGGCATAAGGCCGAGTCGAGGATGAAAGAACTAGTTCAGGCAACCAACATCCTGGTAATTGCCAGTCATTCACGAGAATTAGTGCAGCATACATGTAATCGTGCGATCTGGCTGGAGCACGGGAAGGTTCGCATGGATGGAGGTGCCGAAGCCGTTTGCGCTGCTTATTTTTCCTAA
- a CDS encoding glycosyltransferase, which translates to MVTISVVSHGQREIILPLLTQLRNLVNREAVRIIVTENVPSQPGAVHSNDVKDIADEYVANDVQLGFGANHNRAFHFCLTPYFCVLNPDVRLADDPFPGLISALIAHPGVAVPRIVGPDGVAEDSVRMLPTLTQLFRRILMRTRGQKLRTDYPTEGLVKVDWAAGMFLVFDSEVFGKLQGFDEKRYHMYCEDVDICLRVWLKNWSVTRVGNIVVCHEARRDSRKKLRYLIWHVKSMIMLFTSKPYWQYRRAKASSY; encoded by the coding sequence ATGGTTACGATCTCGGTCGTTAGTCATGGGCAGAGGGAAATCATTCTTCCACTCTTGACGCAACTTCGCAATTTGGTCAACCGTGAAGCCGTACGGATAATCGTTACAGAGAATGTTCCCTCGCAACCGGGTGCGGTGCATTCCAATGATGTGAAGGACATTGCCGATGAGTACGTGGCAAATGACGTGCAGTTGGGTTTCGGCGCAAACCACAATCGCGCATTCCATTTTTGCCTGACTCCGTATTTTTGTGTATTGAATCCGGATGTGAGGTTAGCCGACGATCCGTTTCCGGGGCTCATTTCCGCCCTGATAGCGCACCCAGGAGTGGCTGTCCCCCGCATCGTTGGCCCGGATGGGGTGGCAGAGGACAGTGTTAGGATGCTGCCAACGCTAACCCAACTGTTCCGACGAATTTTGATGCGAACCCGTGGGCAAAAGCTTCGGACCGACTACCCGACCGAAGGATTGGTAAAGGTTGATTGGGCAGCGGGAATGTTTTTGGTTTTTGATTCCGAAGTCTTCGGAAAGCTGCAGGGATTTGATGAGAAGCGCTATCACATGTATTGCGAAGATGTAGATATATGCTTGCGTGTATGGCTCAAAAACTGGTCTGTTACACGAGTAGGAAATATTGTGGTATGCCATGAGGCGCGTCGTGATAGTCGTAAGAAACTGCGATACCTTATCTGGCACGTCAAAAGCATGATTATGCTATTTACGTCGAAACCCTATTGGCAATACCGTCGTGCCAAAGCGTCTTCTTATTGA
- a CDS encoding glycosyltransferase family 4 protein, whose protein sequence is MQLSKQLLRLARYTYHRMPVPLHVKWKMRDAIAPVLKALNESVTNGELFRRLLETRKQLNSGPDQQERLNEAELALIRDLAVHCRQYGPMTHLIALPFLGAGGAERTAIHFAKAINEDMPRSSVGIILTDRSLVSDGIEIPAHVYVIDLAKYLPTDLLTNARVDFLCKWLLCVRPQIFHVINSDLGWQAIIAQGGRLAKEMRLYGSIFAFQFMGNDNKRIGYAEYYLRDAADSLHGLLSDNARFLRDAQSTFALRSSDHKMSVVYNACRVAHGDWVKQARERIDAMSAIAQGKRLRVLWAGRLDPEKRIDLLFDTAAQCPDYDFLVFGESVVGEMPNLPKIKNLYYGGSFSDPAELVEKSACDVFMFTSKWEGMPNMLLEMGSLGIPIVAPDVGGVSELISDRTGFLVPARATVHDYVSALSAIAGNRPDAQKRALCLIDLIEQRHTWSAFSRSLREVPGYLGQARVEGVELKDES, encoded by the coding sequence ATGCAGCTTTCTAAACAACTGTTGAGACTGGCAAGATACACGTATCATCGGATGCCGGTGCCTTTGCATGTTAAGTGGAAGATGAGAGATGCAATCGCACCGGTATTGAAGGCACTGAATGAGTCGGTTACCAACGGCGAACTTTTCCGCCGCCTGCTGGAGACAAGAAAGCAGCTGAATTCTGGACCTGATCAACAGGAGCGGTTAAATGAGGCTGAGCTTGCATTGATTAGGGACCTAGCGGTACATTGCCGCCAATACGGCCCTATGACTCATCTCATAGCGTTACCCTTTTTGGGAGCAGGCGGCGCAGAACGGACGGCAATCCATTTCGCGAAAGCCATCAATGAAGATATGCCGAGGTCAAGCGTTGGCATTATTCTTACCGACCGAAGCTTAGTTTCCGATGGTATCGAAATACCAGCGCACGTTTACGTTATCGATCTGGCAAAATATTTGCCGACGGATTTATTGACGAACGCACGAGTGGATTTTCTTTGTAAATGGCTGCTATGCGTGCGCCCGCAGATCTTTCATGTCATCAACAGCGATCTTGGTTGGCAAGCTATTATTGCTCAAGGAGGAAGGCTAGCAAAGGAAATGCGACTATATGGCAGTATTTTCGCATTTCAGTTCATGGGAAATGATAATAAGCGTATTGGCTATGCTGAGTATTACTTACGCGATGCAGCAGATTCTTTGCACGGCCTTCTGAGCGATAATGCTCGTTTCTTGCGAGATGCTCAGTCCACTTTCGCTTTACGCTCTTCGGATCACAAGATGTCCGTCGTCTACAATGCGTGCCGCGTCGCGCACGGCGATTGGGTTAAACAAGCACGTGAGCGTATTGATGCTATGTCGGCAATTGCGCAAGGTAAACGTCTTAGGGTGCTCTGGGCCGGTCGTCTAGATCCAGAGAAGCGGATTGATCTTCTTTTTGACACGGCAGCTCAGTGCCCCGACTACGATTTCCTCGTGTTTGGTGAAAGTGTAGTTGGTGAGATGCCGAATTTGCCAAAAATCAAGAATCTTTATTATGGAGGGAGCTTTTCAGATCCCGCAGAGCTGGTGGAAAAGAGCGCCTGTGATGTCTTCATGTTTACCTCCAAGTGGGAGGGGATGCCTAACATGCTACTGGAGATGGGCTCGCTTGGCATACCCATTGTAGCGCCTGACGTTGGAGGAGTAAGTGAGCTGATCTCTGACCGTACCGGCTTTCTTGTGCCCGCACGAGCGACTGTGCATGATTATGTTAGCGCCCTGTCCGCGATTGCTGGGAATCGACCTGATGCCCAAAAGCGTGCCCTGTGTCTGATCGATCTCATCGAACAACGGCACACATGGTCAGCGTTTAGTCGTTCCTTGCGAGAGGTCCCCGGCTACCTCGGACAGGCAAGAGTTGAAGGGGTTGAATTGAAAGATGAAAGCTGA
- a CDS encoding ABC transporter permease: MMGKGSVISALSDILAAAGRYSLVGMLGWQDVRQRYRRSALGPFWLTISMGVMIATIGVVFGQIFKSPLQEFLPYLTVGMVLWAFISSVANEGCTGFIAAEGVIRQLPIPLFVHMLRMIWRNVIIFAHNVVIYPIVLLAVGKPLSVTAFIAIPGLVLLIVNLAWVALLLGILCARYRDLPQIVASVLQVVFYITPIMWMPNHLEGRVALYLLDLNPVFHLIEIVRSPLLGNLPTSWNWGVSLGLGIAGWMVALMIYGRYKHRIAFWL, encoded by the coding sequence ATGATGGGTAAGGGATCGGTAATTTCGGCTTTGTCGGACATTCTTGCGGCTGCAGGACGCTATTCACTTGTTGGTATGCTTGGCTGGCAAGATGTTCGCCAACGTTATCGAAGGTCAGCCCTCGGTCCGTTTTGGCTTACCATTAGCATGGGGGTGATGATCGCCACTATCGGGGTGGTTTTCGGTCAGATATTCAAATCTCCCTTGCAGGAGTTTCTTCCCTACCTGACTGTTGGAATGGTGCTGTGGGCATTTATTTCTTCTGTTGCAAACGAAGGATGTACGGGATTTATCGCGGCAGAGGGAGTTATCAGGCAACTTCCAATTCCCTTGTTTGTTCATATGCTCCGCATGATTTGGCGGAATGTTATAATTTTCGCGCATAATGTCGTCATTTATCCAATAGTATTATTGGCAGTGGGGAAGCCATTGAGTGTGACGGCATTTATTGCCATTCCAGGACTCGTTCTTCTGATTGTCAATCTGGCATGGGTTGCCCTGCTCTTGGGTATCTTGTGTGCACGGTATCGGGATCTCCCCCAAATTGTTGCCAGCGTACTTCAAGTTGTCTTTTACATCACGCCTATCATGTGGATGCCCAACCACCTCGAGGGGCGCGTGGCACTATATTTATTGGACCTGAATCCAGTATTTCATTTGATCGAGATCGTCCGCTCTCCCCTGCTTGGTAACCTGCCAACTTCATGGAACTGGGGGGTATCCCTGGGGCTGGGTATTGCTGGATGGATGGTGGCGCTTATGATTTATGGCCGTTACAAACATCGTATCGCATTTTGGCTCTGA